The following are from one region of the Camarhynchus parvulus chromosome 3, STF_HiC, whole genome shotgun sequence genome:
- the ABCG8 gene encoding LOW QUALITY PROTEIN: ATP-binding cassette sub-family G member 8 (The sequence of the model RefSeq protein was modified relative to this genomic sequence to represent the inferred CDS: deleted 4 bases in 2 codons), giving the protein MKETTENVSLDDASWKQTKTRDSIFHPEEDNSLYFTYSGKSNVLEVKELNYQVNTASQIPWYENLAQMKMPWTWKSDHPHSHMTVIQNLNLKVRSGQMLAIIGTTAGGKTSLLDVITCRDHGGKIKSGQVTINNKPTTPQLVRKCIAHVRQDDRLLPHLTVRETLLFVAKLRLPKFFSDSQRKKRVEDVIAELRLRQCANTRVGNEYLRGVSGGERRRVSIGVQLLWNPGILILDEPTSGLDSFTAHNLVITLSRLARGNRLVLLSLHQPRSDIFQLFDLVLLMTSGLTAYCGTAKDMVQYFTELGYPCPRYSNPADFYVDLTSIDKQTAEKEMESQKRANTLANLFLEKVKHFDDFLWKATEGDNTDTTVIKQRNSEEVINMPHHLNDQLPGALKQFTILLSRQVSNDFRDLSRLLIHGCEALLMSLLIGFLYYGHEKNGLSIRDTTALLYMIGALIPFTIILDVIAKCHSERAMLYHDLEGGMYSVSPYFFAKILGELPEHCIFVVIYGIPIYWLANLVPDPEHFLLNFLLLWLAVYSARAMALWVAALLPTLQLSAFVGNVLFTSFYLSGGFVISLNNLWTGHSGSGPGLPPSLCKLPCPHWHHLQLPAFILFISALHQAEIDPRLVRAAEQQVTASLAEGRGSRLPPREAAREAGAAGAAARLPQDGSRSPGVDAGGSLPRTAAAAWDRGRGGLWALASLWVLLHVLSERVTRRLRVLHTWKLSELWATDIKRRMALCNNS; this is encoded by the exons atGAAGGAAACTACTGAAAATGTCTCTCTGGACGATGCCAGCTGGAAGCAG ACCAAGACCCGGGATAGTATTTTTCACCCTGAAGAAGATAACAGTCTTTATTTCACATACAGTGGAAAATCAAATGTTCTGGAGGTCAAAGAACTCAACTACCAG GTTAACACAGCATCCCAGATTCCCTGGTATGAGAACCTTGCTCAGATGAAAATGCCCTGGACCTGGAAATCAGATCATCCCCATTCCCATATGACAGTAATCCAAAATCTGAATCTAAAAGTGAGAAGTGGTCAGATGCTTGCAATTATAGGAACCACTG ctggTGGAAAGACATCCTTGCTTGACGTGATAACCTGCCGGGATCATGGAGGCAAAATCAAGTCTGGTCAAGTCACGATCAACAACAAACCCACCACTCCCCAGCTTGTTAGGAAATGCATAGCACACGTGAGGCAGGATGACCGACTGCTCCCCCACCTGACTGTCAGAGAAACACTATTGTTCGTTGCCAAACTGCGCCTTCCAAAGTTTTTTTCAGactcacaaaggaaaaaaagg GTGGAAGACGTGATCGCAGAGCTCCGCCTGCGGCAATGCGCCAACACCCGGGTGGGGAACGAGTACCTGCGGGGCGTCTCCGGGGGAGAGAGGCGCAGGGTGAGCATCGGcgtgcagctgctctggaaccCGG GAATACTCATACTTGATGAACCCACATCTGGACTGGACAGTTTTACTGCACATAACCTTGTGATAACATTATCCAGACTGGCCAGAGGAAACAGATTGGTTCTTCTTTCACTTCATCAACCCCGGTCAGATATCTTCCAGCTGTTTGATTTGGTTCTTCTGATGACTTCTGGACTCACTGCCTACTGTGGAACAGCTAAAGACATGGTCCAGTATTTCACAGAACTAGGCTATCCCTGCCCAAGGTACAGCAATCCTGCAGATTTTTACG TTGACTTGACCAGTATTGATAAACAGACTGcagaaaaggagatggaaagCCAAAAAAGAGCAAATACTCTTGCCAACTTGTTCTTAGAAAAGGTCAAACATTTTGATGATTTCTTATGGAAAGCTACTGAAGGAGACAACACTGATACCACAGTCATCAAGCAGAG GAATTCAGAAGAGGTTATTAATATGCCTCACCATTTAAATGATCAATTACCAGGAGCCTTGAAGCAGTTCACAATATTATTAAG TCGTCAGGTCTCCAATGACTTCAGAGATCTTTCAAGATTACTAATCCATGGATGTGAAGCCCTTCTTATGTCATTACTAATTGGATTTTTGTACTATGGCCATGAAAAAAACGGACTCTCTATTCGTGACACAACAGCACTGCTGTACATGATAGGTGCCCTTATCCCATTCACAATAATTTTGGATGTTATTGCCAAAT GTCATTCAGAAAGAGCAATGCTTTATCATGACTTGGAAGGTGGAATGTACTCTGTTAGCCCATACTTCTTTGCTAAG ATTCTGGGGGAGCTCCCAGAACACTGCATTTTTGTTGTAATTTATGGGATTCCCATCTACTGGCTGGCAAACCTTGTTCCTGATCCAGAACATTTCCTGCTGAACTTCCTGTTGCTGTGGTTGGCTGTTTACAGTGCCCGTGCCATGGCACTTtgggtggcagctctgctgccgACCTTACAGCTCTCTGCCTTTGTTGGCAATGTCCTCTTCACATCATTCTACCTCAGTGGTGGTTTTGTGATAAGCCTGAACAACCTCTGGACAG GTCACTCAGGCTCTGGACCTGGACTCCCACCCTCTCTATGTAAGCTACCTTGTCCTCACTGGCATCATCTGCAGCTTCCTGCTTTTATACTATTTATCTCTGCGCTTCATCAAGCAGAAATCGACCCAAGACTGGTAAGAGCAGCGGAGCAGCAGGTGACAGCCTCCCTCGCAGAAGGCAGGGGCAGCAGGCTCCCGCCGCGGGAG GCCGCCCGggaggcgggagcggcgggagcggcagCGCGGCTGCCACAGGATGGCAGCAGAAGCCCAGGAGTC GACGCGGGCGGAAGCCTGCCACGGACCGCGGCTGCAGCCTGGGATCGGGGGCGGGGTGGGCTTTGGGCTTTGGCTTCACTTTGGGTTTTGCTTCACGTACTGTCTGAGCGAGTGACAAGGCGCTTGCGAGTCCTGCACACCTGGAAATTGTCTGAGCTGTGGGCCACTGATATAAAAAGACGCATGGCACTCTGTAATAATAGCTGA